A section of the Polyodon spathula isolate WHYD16114869_AA chromosome 51, ASM1765450v1, whole genome shotgun sequence genome encodes:
- the LOC121306947 gene encoding pollen-specific leucine-rich repeat extensin-like protein 1 has translation MFHSSDLRAFSNEDQLHACSWIRSHLEEHTDTCLPKQDVYESYKRYCDNLHYWALSASNFGKIIRDVFPNVKARRLGGRGQSKYCYSGIRRKTVLNMPLLPSLDLKNDPSELTELVQTYNSEVTEAACSLICDWAERILKRSFDTVVEIARFLIQEHIVNPRSSTAHTIMSASLAGGPAKPHKVVKKTLQPPRGSGVKRAESSPAAQREKESGERSAAGKQLLSESSDSPRAGGRDSQVEAVMKRYPQLLPRGPVLQETRCLRGSPPTITMAAAPLTQQQGALPVLILPPLSYPAPAAPSKERASIIRSRGAPKRPADPPSGDTPKRKRGRPRKARMEDAEPPPRGVIQRAAPGGQTSNAIEVVIKHEPSAVIASIKSLPPPSLASPETQPPPSLASPETQPLPGPDSPETQPLPRPDSPKTQPLSVLDSPKIQPLPILDSPKTQPLSSLGSPETQPLPSSDSTKTQPLSILNSPKTQPLPSPASPKTQPLSRLDSPETQPLPSSDSTKTQPLSSLDSPKTQPLPSLDSPKTQPLSSLDSPKTQPLPSLDSPKTEPLSSLDSPKTQPLPSLDSTKTQPLPSLDSPKTQPLPRLDSPKTQPPPSLTAQGRPIEAPHGNPADQASQSRVEGRGLVEVIQRTPTYAPLVAGPVPEVGEAGKSTEKPANIPPPSSRAESQPASQSPRQSGAGKQGSEPQSPASHPDLPPSSQTPNQG, from the exons ATGTTTCACAGCAGCGATCTGAGAGCCTTCAGCAATGAAGACCAGCTGCACGCCTGCAGCTGGATCCGGAGCCACTTGGAGGAGCACACAGACACCTGCCTGCCCAAACAGGACGTGTACGAGTCCTACAA GCGATACTGTGATAACCTGCATTACTGGGCTCTCAGTGCCTCTAACTTCGGGAAGATCATCCGGGATGTCTTCCCCAATGTCAAAGCCAGGAGGCTGGGAGGAAGAGGACAGTCCAA GTATTGCTACAGCGGGATCCGGAGGAAGACAGTGCTGAACATGCCTCTGCTTCCCAGTCTGGACCTCAAGAATGACCCA TCGGAGCTGACGGAGCTGGTGCAGACCTACAACAGTGAGGTGACGGAGGCGGCCTGCTCTCTGATCTGCGACTGGGCCGAGCGCATCCTGAAGCGCTCCTTCGACACGGTGGTGGAGATCGCTCGCTTCCTGATCCAGGAGCACATTGTCAACCCTCGCTCCAGCACCGCACACACCATCATGTCTGCCTCTCTCGCCG GAGGTCCCGCCAAACCCCACAAGGTCGTGAAGAAGACCCTACAGCCCCCCCGAGGCTCTGGAGTCAAAAGAGCTGAGAGTAGCCCTGCAGCACAG agagagaaggagagtgggGAGAGGTCCGCAGCAGGCAAGCAGCTCCTCTCTGAGTCCTCAGACAGCCCCAGGGCCGGGGGCCGCGATTCGCAGGTGGAGGCCGTGATGAAGCGCTACCCCCAGCTCCTACCGCGTGGACCGGTCCTACAGGAGACACGCTGCCTCCGTGGCTCCCCTCCGACCATCACCATGGCCGCCGCCCCCCTCACCCAACAGCAGGGGGCTCTGCCCGTCTTGATCCTGCCCCCCCTCAGCTACCCCGCCCCCGCCGCCCCGAGCAAGGAGAGAGCCAGCATCATCAGAAGCCGGGGGGCTCCCAAAAGGCCTGCTGATCCCCCCAGTGGAGACACCCCTAAGAGGAAGAGGGGGCGTCCCCGGAAAGCCAGAATGGAAGATGCGGAGCCGCCACCTAGAGGAGTCATCCAAAGAGCCGCGCCGGGGGGACAGACGAGCAACGCCATCGAGGTTGTGATCAAGCACGAACCCTCCGCAGTCATCGCCTCCATCAAAAGCCTGCCTCCCCCGAGTCTCGCCTCCCCCGAAACCCAGCCTCCCCCGAGTCTTGCCTCCCCCGAAACCCAGCCTCTCCCTGGTCCCGACTCCCCCGAAACCCAGCCTCTCCCTAGACCCGACTCCCCCAAAACCCAGCCTCTCTCTGTCCTCGACTCCCCCAAAATCCAGCCTCTCCCTATCCTCGACTCCCCCAAAACCCAGCCTCTCTCTAGCCTCGGCTCCCCCGAAACCCAGCCTCTCCCTAGTTCTGACTCCACCAAAACCCAGCCTCTCTCTATCCTCAACTCCCCCAAAACCCAGCCTCTCCCTAGCCCCGCCTCCCCCAAAACCCAGCCTCTCTCTAGGCTCGACTCTCCCGAAACCCAGCCTCTCCCTAGTTCCGACTCCACCAAAACCCAGCCTCTCTCTAGCCTCGACTCCCCCAAAACCCAGCCTCTCCCTAGCCTCGATTCCCCCAAAACCCAGCCTCTCTCTAGTCTCGATTCCCCCAAAACCCAGCCTCTCCCTAGCCTCGATTCCCCCAAAACCGAGCCTCTCTCTAGTCTCGATTCCCCAAAAACCCAGCCTCTCCCTAGCCTCGATTCCACCAAAACCCAGCCTCTCCCTAGTCTCGACTCCCCCAAAACCCAGCCTCTCCCTAGACTCGACTCCCCCAAAACCCAGCCTCCCCCGAGTCTCACTGCCCAGGGGCGGCCCATAGAGGCGCCACACGGGAATCCCGCTGACCAGGCCAGCCAGAGCAGGGTGGAGGGCCGGGGGCTAGTGGAGGTGATACAGAGGACCCCTACTTATGCCCCGCTTGTCGCGGGCCCGGTGCCGGAGGTGGGAGAGGCTGGGAAATCCACAGAGAAGCCAGCCAACATACCTCCGCCCTCCAGCAGAGCAGAGtcccagccagccagccagagcCCCCGGCAGAGTGGGGCTGGAAAGCAAGGTTCAGAACCCCAGAGCCCTGCCTCGCACCCTGACCTGCCCCCGTCCTCCCAGACCCCCAATCAGGGCTGA